One stretch of Lysobacter sp. KIS68-7 DNA includes these proteins:
- a CDS encoding ligand-binding sensor domain-containing diguanylate cyclase, whose product MLLFLQNLATPAFAQGKPVNAYFRETWTTREGLPHNQVNAIAQTPDGYLWFGTWEGLVRYNGLEFHVFDRSNTPALRDNGVRSIRVAPDGALVVGTSRGGVSVLRNGRWRTYGRSEGLAQDEIMDAVLDARGRLWVATESAGVTRLDPDGRRAQFTQPRIPSNITFSLVRSRDDQVWLATASGVVRFDGDRITTYDQGSGLPDAPIFHLEQTANGELFAGTERGLFHRVGERFGIVSTLLPSDGVPSLARDAAGELWVGTVNHGLLRLDDNGVDALSSEKGLPNNRVAALFVDREGSLWAGTNAGLLRLRDAPFTTFNTEQGLSDDYVRALAEGRDGSVWIGTSRGLNRWRDGKVIDVYDSAHGLPGDSILSLLVNDDDSLWVGTYVGGLLRLRDGKVVEHHDTTDGLPGNQVRALAHGADGALWIGTSRGLVQMRDGAFRRFGAAEGLPRDFILALHVARDGAVWVGTANGAARIVDGRVAPIDLHRMNDAQDVFDFHEDSDGTVWIATDRGLVRYRNGRMVALGLAQGLPVDTLFQVVDDHAGSLWLTSNRGVLRVARQDVEAVLDGRQRTLNPDQFGEADGLASSQCNGGSGPAAIRDARGRVWVATARGAGMVDPTVLHSYRRALSPVVIEQVLADERAIEDRGASQGRLVLPPGTRKLEFRFAGLNFQTPRLLRYRYRLLGVDDTWVERGNQRIAQYTNLGPGKYRFLVSSSAPGLGQGWNPDTTTLDIEIQPRFWQHAWFAGLCAVATALLVYAFVRWRTRSLRLRAMELETVVDQRTRDLREQTTRLLVADEEKTRLLRQLQDKSEAFERQAREDALTGVQNRRSLDERLAQSFDIATRMQQPLSFALLDIDHFKRINDEYSHAAGDEALREVARVLASVLEDDAMLARWGGEEFAVLFPLATVDQARVRCEAARQAIEHMNCDAFAPGWRMTVSGGVCERTGLSHHEKLVSRADQLLYEAKRAGRNRIVG is encoded by the coding sequence ATGCTGTTGTTCCTGCAGAACCTCGCGACGCCCGCGTTTGCGCAAGGCAAGCCGGTCAACGCGTACTTCCGCGAAACCTGGACCACGCGCGAGGGCCTGCCGCACAACCAGGTCAATGCGATCGCACAGACGCCCGATGGGTACCTGTGGTTCGGCACGTGGGAAGGGCTGGTCCGCTACAACGGCCTGGAATTCCACGTCTTCGACCGCAGCAACACACCGGCGCTGCGCGACAACGGCGTGCGCTCGATCCGCGTCGCGCCGGATGGTGCGCTGGTGGTCGGGACCTCGCGCGGCGGCGTGAGCGTATTGCGCAACGGTCGCTGGCGCACCTATGGCCGGAGCGAGGGCCTGGCGCAGGACGAGATCATGGACGCGGTGCTCGACGCGCGCGGCCGCCTGTGGGTCGCCACCGAAAGCGCCGGCGTCACGCGCCTGGATCCGGATGGCCGGCGCGCGCAGTTCACGCAACCGCGTATTCCTTCGAACATCACCTTCAGCCTGGTGCGGTCGCGCGATGACCAGGTGTGGCTCGCGACCGCATCAGGCGTCGTGCGCTTCGACGGCGATCGCATCACGACCTACGACCAGGGCAGCGGACTGCCGGACGCGCCGATCTTCCATCTCGAACAGACGGCGAATGGCGAGTTGTTCGCCGGCACCGAACGCGGCCTGTTCCATCGCGTGGGCGAGCGCTTCGGGATCGTCTCCACCTTGTTGCCTTCCGACGGCGTGCCGAGCCTGGCGCGCGACGCGGCGGGCGAGTTGTGGGTCGGCACCGTCAACCATGGCCTGTTGCGCCTGGACGACAACGGCGTGGATGCGCTGAGCAGCGAGAAAGGCCTGCCGAACAATCGCGTCGCGGCCTTGTTCGTCGATCGCGAAGGCAGCCTGTGGGCCGGCACCAATGCGGGCTTGCTGCGCCTGCGCGACGCGCCGTTCACCACGTTCAACACCGAGCAAGGGCTGAGCGACGACTACGTGCGCGCCCTCGCGGAAGGACGCGACGGCAGTGTGTGGATCGGCACGAGCCGCGGGCTCAATCGCTGGCGCGACGGCAAGGTCATCGACGTGTACGACAGTGCCCACGGCCTGCCGGGCGATTCGATCCTCAGCCTGTTGGTGAACGACGACGACAGCCTGTGGGTCGGCACGTATGTCGGCGGTTTGTTGCGCTTGCGCGATGGCAAGGTGGTGGAGCACCACGACACGACCGACGGCCTGCCGGGCAACCAGGTGCGCGCGCTCGCGCACGGCGCCGACGGCGCGTTGTGGATCGGCACGTCGCGCGGACTTGTCCAGATGCGCGACGGCGCCTTCCGCAGGTTCGGCGCCGCCGAAGGACTGCCGCGCGATTTCATCCTCGCCTTGCATGTCGCGCGCGACGGCGCGGTGTGGGTGGGCACGGCGAACGGCGCGGCGCGCATCGTCGACGGGCGCGTGGCGCCCATCGACCTGCATCGGATGAACGATGCGCAGGACGTGTTCGATTTCCACGAAGACAGCGACGGCACGGTGTGGATCGCGACCGACCGCGGCTTGGTGCGCTATCGCAACGGCCGCATGGTGGCGCTCGGGCTTGCGCAGGGCCTGCCGGTCGACACCTTGTTCCAGGTCGTCGACGACCACGCGGGCAGCCTTTGGCTCACCTCCAACCGCGGCGTGCTGCGCGTGGCGCGCCAGGACGTGGAAGCGGTGCTCGACGGTCGCCAGCGCACGCTCAATCCCGATCAGTTCGGCGAAGCCGATGGCCTGGCGAGCAGCCAGTGCAACGGCGGCTCCGGGCCCGCGGCGATCCGCGATGCGCGCGGTCGCGTCTGGGTGGCGACGGCACGCGGCGCGGGCATGGTGGATCCCACCGTGCTGCACAGCTATCGCCGGGCCTTGTCGCCGGTCGTGATCGAACAGGTGCTCGCGGACGAACGCGCCATCGAGGATCGCGGCGCGTCGCAGGGTCGGCTCGTGTTGCCCCCGGGCACGCGCAAGCTGGAGTTCCGTTTCGCCGGCCTGAACTTCCAGACGCCGCGCCTGCTGCGCTACCGCTATCGGCTGCTCGGCGTCGACGACACGTGGGTGGAACGAGGCAACCAACGCATCGCGCAGTACACGAACCTGGGGCCCGGCAAGTATCGATTCCTCGTCTCGTCGTCTGCGCCCGGGCTGGGGCAGGGGTGGAACCCGGACACCACCACGCTCGACATCGAGATCCAGCCGCGCTTCTGGCAACACGCATGGTTTGCGGGGTTGTGCGCGGTGGCGACGGCGCTGCTGGTCTACGCGTTCGTCCGTTGGCGCACGCGCAGCCTGCGCCTGCGCGCGATGGAATTGGAAACCGTGGTGGACCAGCGCACGCGCGACCTGCGCGAACAGACCACACGCCTGCTCGTCGCCGACGAGGAGAAGACGCGCCTGCTGCGCCAGTTGCAGGACAAGTCGGAAGCCTTCGAACGCCAGGCGCGAGAAGACGCGCTCACGGGCGTGCAGAACCGCCGCAGCCTCGACGAACGCCTCGCGCAATCCTTCGACATCGCCACGCGCATGCAGCAGCCGCTGAGCTTCGCGCTGCTGGACATCGACCACTTCAAGCGCATCAACGACGAGTACTCGCACGCGGCGGGCGATGAAGCCTTGCGCGAAGTCGCGCGCGTGCTGGCCAGCGTGCTCGAGGACGATGCGATGCTGGCGCGCTGGGGGGGCGAGGAGTTCGCGGTGCTGTTCCCGCTGGCGACGGTCGACCAGGCGCGCGTGCGCTGCGAAGCGGCGCGCCAGGCGATCGAACACATGAACTGCGATGCGTTCGCGCCGGGCTGGCGCATGACGGTGAGCGGCGGCGTGTGCGAACGAACGGGCCTGTCGCACCACGAAAAGCTGGTCAGCCGCGCCGACCAGCTGTTGTACGAAGCGAAGCGGGCGGGGCGCAACCGGATCGTCGGTTGA
- the ppsA gene encoding phosphoenolpyruvate synthase yields MSANILWLHDLRLTDLAQVGGKNSSLGEMIGNLARLGVSVPGGYATTADAFKAFIAHNNLHQRIFDKLATLDVEDVPALTKAGGEIRGWVIDAPLQPDLDQDIRTAYAKLCAENGGGDVAVAVRSSATAEDLPDASFAGQQETFLNVTGADDVVHKVKEVFASLYNDRAIAYRVHHGFKHEDVFLSAGVQLMVRSDVGASGVLFTLDTESGFRDVVFITASYGLGENVVQGAVNPDEFYVFKPTLKQGKPAILRRSLGAKQIRMVYSNVPGERVRNEDTPANLRNTFSISDEDVHELARQALTIEQHYGRPMDIEWAKDGVSGKLFIVQARPETVKSRGHATQIERFTLGHRGDVVCEGRAIGQKIGAGVARVVRSLEDMHRVQPGDVLVADMTDPDWEPVMKRAAAIVTNRGGRTCHAAIIARELGVPAVVGTGNALDEIKDGSPVTVSCAEGDTGFIYAGTLPFERTTTDLANMPPAPLKIMMNVANPDRAFDFGMLPNAGIGLARLEMIIASHIGVHPKALLEYDKQDAATKKKIDEKMAGYASPVDFYVDRLAEGIATITASVAPHPVIVRLSDFKSNEYANLVGGSRYEPHEENPMIGFRGASRYVDPSFKEAFALECRAVLKVRETMGLTNCWVMIPFVRTLDEGRKVLEVLKENGLQQGKDGLKVIMMCEVPSNALMADEFLDLFDGFSIGSNDLTQLTLGLDRDSAIVAGLFDERDPAVKKMLSMAIQAARAKGKYVGICGQGPSDHPDLALWLMEQGIESVSLNPDTVVDTWLQLAKAKG; encoded by the coding sequence TTGAGCGCCAACATCCTGTGGCTGCACGACCTGCGACTGACCGACCTTGCGCAGGTGGGCGGCAAGAACTCCTCGCTCGGCGAGATGATCGGCAACCTGGCCCGGCTCGGCGTCTCCGTCCCGGGCGGCTACGCGACCACGGCCGACGCCTTCAAGGCCTTCATCGCGCACAACAACCTGCACCAGCGCATCTTCGACAAGCTCGCCACCCTCGATGTCGAGGACGTCCCTGCCCTCACCAAGGCCGGCGGCGAGATCCGCGGCTGGGTGATCGACGCGCCGCTGCAGCCCGACCTGGACCAGGACATCCGCACGGCCTACGCGAAGCTCTGCGCGGAAAACGGCGGCGGTGACGTCGCGGTCGCCGTGCGCTCCTCCGCGACCGCCGAAGACTTGCCCGACGCCAGCTTCGCCGGTCAGCAGGAGACCTTCCTCAATGTCACCGGTGCCGACGACGTCGTGCACAAGGTCAAGGAAGTCTTCGCCTCCCTCTACAACGACCGCGCGATCGCCTACCGCGTGCACCACGGCTTCAAGCACGAGGACGTGTTCCTCTCCGCCGGCGTGCAGCTGATGGTGCGTTCGGACGTCGGTGCCTCGGGCGTGCTGTTCACGCTCGACACCGAATCCGGTTTCCGCGACGTCGTGTTCATCACCGCCAGCTACGGCCTCGGCGAGAACGTCGTGCAGGGCGCGGTGAATCCGGACGAGTTCTACGTCTTCAAGCCCACGCTCAAGCAGGGCAAACCCGCGATCCTGCGCCGCTCGCTCGGCGCCAAGCAGATCCGCATGGTGTATTCGAACGTGCCGGGCGAACGCGTCCGCAACGAGGACACGCCGGCGAACCTGCGCAACACCTTCTCGATCAGCGACGAGGACGTGCATGAACTCGCACGCCAGGCGCTGACGATCGAACAACACTACGGCCGCCCGATGGACATCGAGTGGGCGAAGGACGGCGTGAGCGGCAAGCTCTTCATCGTGCAGGCGCGTCCGGAAACGGTGAAGTCGCGCGGCCATGCCACGCAGATCGAGCGCTTCACGCTGGGCCATCGCGGCGACGTCGTGTGCGAAGGCCGCGCCATCGGCCAGAAGATCGGCGCGGGCGTGGCGCGCGTCGTGCGCTCGCTCGAAGACATGCATCGCGTGCAGCCGGGCGACGTGCTCGTCGCCGACATGACCGACCCCGACTGGGAGCCGGTGATGAAGCGCGCCGCGGCCATCGTCACCAATCGTGGCGGCCGCACCTGCCATGCCGCGATCATCGCGCGCGAACTCGGCGTGCCGGCCGTGGTGGGCACGGGCAATGCGCTGGACGAAATCAAGGACGGCAGCCCGGTCACCGTCAGCTGCGCCGAAGGCGACACCGGCTTCATTTACGCCGGCACGCTGCCCTTCGAGCGCACGACGACGGACCTGGCGAACATGCCGCCCGCGCCGCTGAAGATCATGATGAACGTGGCCAACCCGGACCGGGCCTTCGACTTCGGCATGCTGCCGAACGCCGGCATCGGCTTGGCACGCCTGGAAATGATCATCGCCTCGCACATCGGCGTGCATCCCAAGGCGCTGCTGGAGTACGACAAGCAGGACGCCGCGACGAAGAAGAAGATCGACGAGAAGATGGCCGGCTACGCGAGCCCCGTCGACTTCTACGTCGACCGCCTCGCCGAAGGCATCGCGACGATCACCGCGTCGGTGGCGCCGCATCCGGTGATCGTGCGCCTGTCGGACTTCAAGTCCAACGAATACGCCAACCTCGTCGGCGGCAGCCGTTACGAGCCGCACGAAGAGAATCCGATGATCGGCTTCCGCGGTGCGAGCCGTTACGTCGATCCGTCCTTCAAGGAAGCCTTCGCGCTCGAATGCCGTGCCGTGCTGAAGGTGCGCGAGACGATGGGCCTGACGAACTGCTGGGTGATGATCCCGTTCGTGCGCACGCTCGATGAAGGCCGCAAGGTGCTCGAGGTGCTGAAGGAAAACGGCCTGCAACAGGGCAAGGATGGCTTGAAGGTCATCATGATGTGCGAGGTCCCCTCGAACGCCCTGATGGCGGACGAATTCCTCGACCTGTTCGACGGCTTCTCCATCGGTTCCAACGACCTCACGCAGCTCACGCTCGGCCTGGACCGCGATTCGGCGATCGTCGCCGGCCTGTTCGACGAACGCGACCCGGCGGTGAAGAAGATGCTGTCGATGGCCATCCAGGCCGCGCGCGCCAAGGGCAAGTACGTCGGCATCTGCGGCCAGGGCCCGAGCGACCACCCGGACCTCGCGCTGTGGTTGATGGAACAGGGCATCGAGTCGGTGTCGCTGAATCCGGACACCGTGGTCGATACCTGGCTGCAATTGGCGAAGGCGAAGGGCTGA
- a CDS encoding pyruvate, water dikinase regulatory protein, whose amino-acid sequence MTPTRPVFYVSDGTGITAETIGHSLLTQFGDTRFTTDRIPFVDTAEKAREAAQRIREAGEAAGVRPIVVNSCVDNELYRILAEGGGLMLDIFAPFIEPLERELGETRKLRVGQAHGMVDFEAYHRRINAMNYALTHDDGISMDFDDAEIILVGVSRAGKTPTCVYLALHYGICAANYPLTEEDLEADRLPAKLRPHRHKLFGLTIDPIRLHQIRQERRPNSRYAQLDTCKREVAQAEHIFRNERLTTLSTTHTSIEEIASKVLTTLGIHREMF is encoded by the coding sequence ATGACCCCGACGCGCCCGGTCTTCTACGTTTCCGACGGCACCGGCATCACCGCCGAGACCATCGGCCACAGCCTCCTGACGCAGTTCGGCGACACGCGCTTCACCACCGACCGCATCCCCTTCGTGGATACGGCGGAGAAGGCGCGCGAGGCCGCCCAGCGCATCCGGGAGGCAGGGGAGGCCGCCGGGGTGCGCCCGATCGTCGTCAACTCGTGCGTGGACAACGAGCTCTACCGCATCCTGGCCGAGGGCGGGGGCCTGATGCTCGACATCTTCGCGCCCTTCATCGAGCCGCTCGAACGCGAACTCGGCGAGACGCGCAAGCTGCGCGTGGGCCAGGCGCACGGCATGGTCGACTTCGAGGCCTACCACCGCCGCATCAACGCGATGAACTACGCGCTGACGCACGACGACGGCATCAGCATGGATTTCGACGACGCGGAGATCATCCTCGTCGGCGTGTCGCGCGCGGGCAAGACGCCCACGTGCGTGTACCTCGCGCTGCACTACGGCATCTGCGCGGCGAACTACCCGTTGACCGAAGAAGATCTGGAAGCCGATCGCCTGCCTGCGAAGCTGCGGCCGCATCGCCACAAGTTGTTCGGGCTGACGATCGATCCGATCCGCCTGCACCAGATCCGCCAGGAGCGCCGGCCGAATTCGCGCTACGCGCAACTGGACACGTGCAAGCGCGAGGTTGCGCAAGCCGAACACATTTTCCGCAACGAACGCCTGACGACGCTGAGCACCACGCACACGTCGATCGAGGAGATCGCCAGCAAGGTGCTGACGACGCTGGGGATCCACCGGGAAATGTTCTGA
- a CDS encoding DUF1249 domain-containing protein — protein MSKAVTRAARIPKLSRFGWLMGLYAENHVRLVRLFEPQDLAVGRYVSCVGDGLDVILDVVERHAYTVELRLSYAMADPVTGELDPSAHVRLYRDARQVEATHCYVGRRWQDVIGMYPPPAEVVGHRLRMNTFLGKWLQYLAEQGHGVATLVPVPVGSETEAPIAA, from the coding sequence ATGAGCAAGGCAGTGACACGCGCTGCGCGCATCCCGAAATTGAGCCGCTTCGGCTGGCTCATGGGGCTGTACGCGGAAAACCATGTGCGCCTCGTGCGCCTGTTCGAACCGCAGGATCTCGCCGTCGGCCGTTACGTTTCCTGCGTCGGCGACGGATTGGACGTCATCCTGGATGTCGTCGAACGCCACGCCTACACAGTGGAATTGCGATTGAGCTACGCGATGGCCGATCCGGTGACCGGCGAGCTCGATCCCTCCGCACACGTGCGCCTGTATCGCGACGCGCGGCAGGTAGAAGCCACGCACTGTTACGTCGGGCGTCGCTGGCAGGATGTCATCGGCATGTATCCGCCGCCGGCGGAAGTCGTGGGCCATCGCCTGCGCATGAACACGTTCCTGGGCAAGTGGCTGCAGTACCTGGCGGAGCAGGGGCATGGCGTCGCAACGCTGGTGCCGGTGCCGGTGGGCAGCGAAACGGAAGCGCCGATCGCGGCCTGA
- the azu gene encoding azurin has product MNKATSLLFALALLGAAPFAHASPKCTLKLTGDDKMQFDLKTATVSASCPKISVELTHIGKMPATAMGHDVVISLTSDMNAIVAAAAKAGAAGGYQDKGDAKVIAATKVVGGGESTKTSFAGSKLKVGGDYTFFCTFPGHSAIMKGTLVVEK; this is encoded by the coding sequence ATGAACAAAGCGACTTCCCTTCTCTTCGCGCTTGCGCTGCTCGGCGCCGCGCCGTTCGCGCATGCCTCGCCGAAGTGCACGCTGAAGCTGACCGGCGACGACAAGATGCAGTTCGACCTCAAGACCGCCACCGTGTCCGCGTCGTGCCCGAAGATCAGCGTGGAACTCACGCACATCGGCAAGATGCCCGCCACGGCGATGGGCCATGACGTCGTCATCAGCCTCACATCCGACATGAACGCGATCGTCGCCGCTGCCGCAAAAGCCGGTGCCGCCGGCGGTTACCAGGACAAGGGCGATGCGAAGGTCATCGCGGCGACGAAAGTCGTCGGCGGTGGCGAGTCGACAAAAACCTCATTCGCCGGCAGCAAGCTCAAGGTCGGTGGCGACTACACCTTTTTCTGCACGTTCCCGGGACACTCGGCGATCATGAAAGGCACGCTCGTCGTCGAAAAATGA
- a CDS encoding pyridoxal-dependent decarboxylase: protein MQKPLAVVRDTPSEPTASGAPSDALGREALDACFLGPYGENDALLERLVVEFLRDHVYWRRNFHPEDPPAIPTRAAQQPGYQAFEARMRRELHALSASLKKSVPFHSPRYIGHMASDLLLPGLAAQWLTLPYNPNNVSEDAAPVTVELEIRAGLQLARMLGYPDDPARKDCAFGHLTSGGTVANYQALRLALALKAFPVALRAAGVRDIDVPDSDSAAFNLGRSDTLALLDRWHAWLATQHADQRRAWQTRVRNERIETRGLVGFFARHPALSPPRVLAPVTAHYSWSKGLKLLGLGRDQLTLLPEHGMRLDADALQHVLEDCLRERQSVLMVVGVLGTTEYGTVDPIDRIVAARDGMHARGLGFDVHVDAAWGGYLATLFRNADGSLRSRDEVATGFARFPQPEVHAAFAALGDTDSVTVDPHKLGYLPYGAGAFVCRDHRAMALLAEEADYVFDGEGASDYMARFRRLGQYVLEGSKSGASAAAVYVTHRVLPLDHAHFGQLPKQTVLAAEAFHARAERFARELADVVHASVPFQPDSNLVCLALNPAGNRDVARANAFVRRLHEDLRCDPHRPLQVKEFFGSMTTLRPEALGLVELHRMAARLQLDPATFDGDADRLVILRHTLMNPYLIDRENDISYIDRYFDYLAARVRQSAAPSPAPTE from the coding sequence ATGCAGAAACCCCTCGCCGTTGTTCGTGACACACCTTCGGAACCCACCGCATCCGGCGCGCCGTCCGATGCGCTGGGCCGCGAAGCACTGGATGCCTGCTTCCTCGGGCCGTACGGCGAAAACGACGCGCTGCTCGAACGCCTCGTCGTCGAGTTCCTGCGCGACCACGTGTACTGGCGCCGCAATTTCCACCCCGAAGATCCGCCGGCCATCCCGACGCGTGCCGCCCAGCAGCCGGGCTACCAGGCCTTCGAAGCCCGAATGCGGCGCGAACTCCATGCCTTGTCGGCATCCCTGAAGAAGTCGGTGCCGTTCCACAGCCCGCGCTACATCGGGCACATGGCGTCCGATCTCCTGCTGCCTGGCCTGGCCGCGCAGTGGCTCACGCTGCCGTACAACCCCAACAACGTCAGCGAGGACGCTGCGCCCGTCACCGTGGAACTGGAGATCCGCGCCGGGCTGCAGCTGGCCCGCATGCTCGGCTATCCGGACGATCCCGCCCGCAAGGACTGTGCTTTCGGGCACCTGACGTCGGGCGGCACGGTGGCCAACTACCAGGCGTTGCGGCTAGCGCTCGCGTTGAAGGCATTCCCGGTGGCGCTGCGTGCCGCGGGCGTGCGCGACATCGACGTGCCCGACAGCGATTCGGCCGCGTTCAACCTCGGGCGCAGCGACACGCTGGCCTTGCTGGACCGCTGGCATGCGTGGCTGGCGACGCAACACGCCGACCAGCGCCGCGCCTGGCAAACACGCGTGCGCAACGAGCGCATCGAAACCCGCGGCCTGGTCGGATTCTTTGCCCGACATCCCGCTTTGTCGCCCCCGCGCGTGCTCGCACCGGTCACTGCGCACTATTCATGGAGCAAGGGCCTGAAACTGCTGGGCCTGGGACGCGACCAACTCACGCTGCTGCCCGAACACGGCATGCGACTGGATGCCGACGCATTGCAGCACGTGCTCGAGGACTGCCTGCGCGAACGCCAGTCCGTCCTGATGGTCGTGGGTGTCTTGGGCACCACGGAATACGGCACGGTCGATCCCATCGATCGCATCGTGGCTGCGCGCGATGGCATGCATGCGCGTGGACTCGGATTCGACGTGCACGTCGATGCTGCGTGGGGCGGATATCTCGCCACGCTCTTCCGCAATGCCGATGGCTCGCTGCGTTCTCGGGATGAAGTGGCCACCGGTTTCGCACGCTTTCCGCAGCCCGAAGTCCATGCCGCCTTTGCTGCGCTCGGCGACACCGATTCGGTCACCGTCGATCCGCACAAGCTCGGGTACCTGCCCTACGGCGCCGGCGCGTTCGTCTGCCGCGATCATCGTGCGATGGCACTGCTCGCCGAGGAAGCGGATTACGTCTTTGACGGCGAAGGCGCCTCCGATTACATGGCCCGCTTCCGCCGCCTCGGCCAATACGTGCTCGAAGGTTCGAAATCCGGCGCATCGGCGGCGGCCGTGTATGTCACGCATCGCGTGCTGCCGCTCGACCACGCGCATTTCGGACAGCTTCCGAAACAGACCGTGCTCGCGGCCGAAGCTTTCCATGCGCGCGCGGAGCGCTTTGCGCGCGAACTCGCCGATGTCGTGCATGCCAGCGTGCCGTTCCAGCCTGACAGCAACCTGGTCTGCCTGGCCCTGAATCCGGCCGGCAATCGCGATGTCGCACGCGCCAACGCGTTCGTGCGTCGACTGCACGAAGACCTGCGTTGCGATCCGCATCGCCCCTTGCAGGTGAAGGAGTTTTTCGGCTCGATGACGACGCTGCGTCCGGAAGCACTGGGCCTGGTGGAATTGCACCGCATGGCGGCACGCCTGCAACTCGACCCGGCCACGTTCGACGGCGACGCCGACCGCCTGGTGATCCTGCGCCACACATTGATGAATCCCTACCTGATCGATCGCGAAAACGACATCAGCTACATCGACCGCTACTTCGACTACCTCGCCGCGCGGGTGCGCCAGAGCGCGGCCCCCTCCCCCGCCCCCACGGAGTGA
- a CDS encoding SEC-C metal-binding domain-containing protein, translated as MNTPKTPVQKFNLRLPMDLMEEAQAQAQAMGISFNSYMILALRNFVPYMARQLKSHTPTTVAAVMPQRSIPASTTRTAAKVGRNDACPCGSGRKAKHCHPEHC; from the coding sequence ATGAACACACCCAAGACTCCCGTCCAGAAATTCAACCTTCGGCTGCCCATGGATCTGATGGAAGAAGCACAGGCACAAGCGCAGGCCATGGGGATCAGTTTCAACTCCTACATGATCCTGGCGCTGCGCAACTTCGTGCCGTACATGGCACGGCAACTGAAATCGCACACGCCGACAACGGTAGCTGCAGTGATGCCGCAGAGGAGCATTCCGGCATCAACAACGCGTACTGCGGCGAAGGTTGGGCGCAACGACGCGTGTCCGTGCGGCAGCGGACGCAAAGCGAAGCACTGCCATCCAGAGCACTGCTGA
- a CDS encoding VC1465 family Xer recombination activation factor, giving the protein MHPRRHPARAGKHGKFPRKAPIVTPEQFATERKKSGFTREQAAEFLGVSLRTIGHWETGKARPAWAAFKLLRVTRNGDLNDPRWEGYSLVRGRLVTPENHAFEPHDLTWLSLLVRRAEAFTELRRKLEEGEGAACAARERSVARAPAVAPSASAFPYMQLRQWTTVGTIFPRVRDFSPVTTGEKGQAGRAIGPRSNTGQKGEAA; this is encoded by the coding sequence ATGCATCCAAGGCGACATCCGGCGCGAGCCGGAAAACACGGGAAATTCCCTAGAAAAGCGCCAATTGTCACGCCCGAGCAGTTCGCCACAGAACGCAAAAAATCGGGCTTTACCCGGGAGCAGGCCGCCGAATTTCTCGGCGTCAGCTTGCGCACCATCGGGCATTGGGAGACGGGCAAGGCGCGGCCAGCGTGGGCTGCGTTCAAGCTCCTGCGCGTGACCCGGAACGGGGATCTCAACGATCCCCGCTGGGAGGGCTATTCGCTCGTTCGCGGGCGTCTGGTGACGCCTGAGAACCACGCCTTCGAACCGCACGACCTGACGTGGCTGTCGCTGCTGGTGCGCCGCGCAGAGGCGTTTACGGAGTTGCGTCGCAAGCTGGAGGAAGGCGAGGGCGCGGCCTGCGCTGCGCGCGAGCGCAGCGTTGCCCGCGCCCCTGCCGTCGCTCCCAGCGCATCGGCATTTCCGTACATGCAACTGCGCCAATGGACCACCGTCGGGACAATCTTTCCGCGCGTCCGGGACTTTTCCCCGGTTACGACCGGTGAAAAGGGTCAGGCGGGGCGGGCGATTGGCCCACGTAGTAACACGGGCCAAAAGGGGGAGGCGGCATGA
- a CDS encoding DUF4124 domain-containing protein, whose translation MTRMSICCAVGLAGVLAAGPAAAGELFRCVAADGGVSWQDAPCADGSRLSRAVPIRVDAAPDPVKPAKRGSIRKPVASSRTKSTTTGRRHGIDSRGQRRLECEAARKERQTALDRLGLKRTFAQLRSLDDQVSEACKGL comes from the coding sequence ATGACACGGATGTCGATTTGCTGCGCGGTGGGATTGGCGGGCGTACTCGCCGCCGGGCCTGCGGCGGCCGGTGAGCTGTTCCGATGCGTGGCGGCCGATGGCGGTGTGTCCTGGCAGGACGCGCCGTGCGCCGACGGGAGCCGGCTGTCGCGGGCGGTGCCCATTCGGGTGGACGCCGCACCGGACCCGGTGAAGCCAGCCAAGCGTGGATCCATCCGGAAGCCCGTGGCGTCGTCGCGAACCAAGTCGACAACAACGGGCCGGCGCCATGGCATTGATTCGCGTGGCCAGCGCCGGCTCGAATGCGAAGCCGCGCGCAAGGAGCGACAGACGGCGCTGGATCGATTGGGGTTGAAGCGCACGTTCGCGCAGCTGCGGTCGCTGGACGATCAGGTCAGCGAAGCCTGCAAAGGCCTGTAG